In Patescibacteria group bacterium, one DNA window encodes the following:
- a CDS encoding PrgI family protein — protein MQQFQVPQYIEIEDKIIGPLSAKQFLYILAAGGGALLFFGLGLPSIIFWPLTLGWISLFLSLAFAKINGQPFVAVLNNAINHVMSTRLYIWKREDKRIKATQPVMTQTTPHVPRLTESRLKNLSWSLDINEKLKRDN, from the coding sequence ATGCAACAATTTCAAGTACCCCAATATATTGAGATCGAAGATAAGATAATCGGTCCGCTCTCGGCAAAACAATTTCTCTATATACTTGCCGCTGGTGGTGGAGCGCTCTTATTTTTTGGGCTTGGTCTCCCTAGTATTATCTTTTGGCCACTCACACTTGGTTGGATCAGTCTTTTCCTTTCGCTCGCCTTTGCTAAGATTAACGGGCAACCCTTTGTCGCGGTACTCAACAATGCCATCAACCATGTCATGAGTACTCGTCTCTATATATGGAAGCGTGAAGACAAAAGAATAAAAGCAACTCAACCCGTCATGACTCAAACAACGCCACATGTACCACGCCTCACCGAGAGTCGCCTTAAAAATCTTTCGTGGTCGCTGGATATTAACGAAA